A window from Candidatus Methylacidiphilales bacterium encodes these proteins:
- a CDS encoding sugar phosphate isomerase/epimerase: MKLSQVGAQLYTCRDLLKTPADIAATLKKIRAIGYTAVQVSGMGPIAEEELVRILEGEGLTCCATHEPGADILQNTAKVIDRLSRLKCTLTAYPYPAGIDFSSLASVDALIAGLDAAGAKMAAAGQTLCYHNHNHEFRKLEGRTIFERIFAKSDPKHLQGEPDTFWVQYGGGDPVDWCERLAGRLPIIHLKDYQTNADNGHQFCEIGSGNLNFRKIIAAAEKSGCRWFVVEQDVCPGSPLDSLAQSFRYIQENLLS; this comes from the coding sequence ATGAAACTATCCCAAGTCGGTGCCCAACTCTACACCTGCCGCGATCTGCTCAAGACACCGGCGGACATCGCCGCCACGCTCAAGAAAATCCGCGCCATCGGCTACACCGCCGTGCAGGTCAGCGGCATGGGCCCCATCGCCGAAGAAGAACTGGTGCGGATTTTGGAGGGCGAAGGCCTGACCTGTTGCGCCACGCACGAGCCCGGGGCCGACATCCTGCAGAACACCGCCAAGGTCATCGACCGTCTGTCCCGCCTGAAATGCACCCTCACGGCCTATCCCTATCCGGCCGGCATTGATTTCTCCAGTTTGGCCTCGGTCGATGCCCTGATCGCCGGCCTTGATGCCGCCGGGGCGAAGATGGCCGCCGCCGGGCAAACCCTCTGCTACCACAACCACAACCATGAATTCCGCAAGCTGGAAGGCCGCACCATATTTGAGCGGATCTTTGCCAAGAGCGACCCGAAACACCTCCAGGGTGAACCCGACACCTTCTGGGTGCAATATGGCGGCGGAGATCCGGTCGACTGGTGTGAGCGACTGGCGGGGCGCCTGCCGATCATCCATCTGAAAGACTATCAGACCAACGCCGACAATGGGCACCAGTTCTGCGAAATCGGCTCGGGCAACTTGAACTTCCGGAAGATCATCGCGGCCGCCGAAAAGTCCGGCTGCCGTTGGTTTGTCGTCGAACAGGATGTTTGTCCCGGATCGCCGCTTGATTCACTGGCCCAAAGCTTCCGCTATATCCAGGAAAACCTGCTTTCCTGA
- a CDS encoding Gfo/Idh/MocA family oxidoreductase, which translates to MKNIRLGIIGLGSMGRSHAQMIIDGKVPRLALHAVCDNESDLTGFGPVKTYQRSEDLIRSGEVDAVLIATPHYQHTTIGMDALRQGLHVLVEKPISVHKADALKLIAAHRDKKQVFAAMFNQRTDPRYTKLRQLIQSGELGEVRRVNWIITNWFRTQAYYNSGGWRATWAGEGGGVLLNQCPHNLDLLQWLFGMPKSLQAFCAIGRYHEIEVEDDVTAYLEYPNGATGVFVTSTGEAPGTNRLEVTTDRGRVVLEDGRIRWDRTEVPVQRFCNTTSERWSTPPLWKVEIPVEGNGEQHLGILKNFTAAILDKVPLIAPAAEGIHSVELANAMLLSSHLGKRIELPISPVTYAGFLKKRIASSRFKKKVVKIDGPRDMANSFGKP; encoded by the coding sequence ATGAAAAACATCCGTCTTGGCATCATCGGTCTCGGCTCCATGGGCCGATCCCATGCCCAAATGATTATTGACGGGAAAGTCCCCCGTCTCGCCCTCCATGCCGTGTGCGATAACGAATCCGACCTCACGGGTTTCGGTCCGGTCAAAACCTACCAGAGGAGTGAAGACTTGATCCGATCAGGCGAGGTCGATGCCGTACTCATCGCCACGCCGCACTATCAACACACCACGATCGGTATGGATGCGCTGCGTCAGGGGCTGCACGTCTTGGTGGAAAAGCCCATTTCCGTCCACAAGGCCGATGCCCTGAAACTGATAGCCGCGCACCGCGACAAAAAACAGGTCTTTGCCGCCATGTTCAACCAGCGGACCGACCCCCGTTACACCAAATTGCGCCAATTGATCCAGAGCGGTGAACTTGGTGAAGTCCGCCGTGTCAATTGGATCATCACGAATTGGTTCCGCACCCAGGCATACTACAATTCCGGCGGCTGGCGCGCCACTTGGGCCGGTGAAGGCGGCGGTGTATTGCTCAACCAATGTCCCCACAATCTCGACCTGCTCCAGTGGCTTTTTGGGATGCCGAAGAGCCTCCAGGCGTTCTGCGCCATCGGCCGCTATCACGAGATCGAAGTCGAAGACGATGTCACCGCCTACCTCGAATACCCCAATGGCGCCACGGGTGTGTTTGTCACCTCAACTGGCGAGGCCCCTGGAACCAACCGGCTCGAGGTCACCACCGACCGGGGCCGGGTTGTCCTGGAGGACGGGCGTATCCGTTGGGATCGCACGGAGGTGCCGGTGCAGCGATTCTGCAATACAACTTCCGAGCGCTGGTCGACCCCTCCGCTTTGGAAGGTCGAAATCCCCGTCGAGGGAAACGGCGAGCAACATCTCGGCATTCTCAAGAATTTCACCGCGGCCATCCTCGACAAGGTCCCCCTGATCGCCCCCGCAGCGGAAGGGATCCATTCTGTGGAACTTGCGAACGCGATGCTCCTGTCCTCGCACCTTGGCAAACGGATCGAGCTCCCGATCAGTCCCGTAACCTACGCGGGCTTCCTGAAAAAACGCATCGCCTCATCCCGGTTCAAAAAGAAAGTCGTGAAAATCGACGGACCCCGCGACATGGCCAACTCGTTCGGGAAACCCTAG
- a CDS encoding LacI family DNA-binding transcriptional regulator encodes MKNPVRSTRQLAEALGLSRWTVSRALNGHKGIHPDTIERIRQAARKSGFAPSALGRSLRSGKTELVGVCVPDLVDYFLSDKVMQLQKAISARGLDVLLQISNGTPEGEQAALERFAALHCQSVVVVAPCLAPQAPAFRHLENAGIPVVHIDSLTPGRGRQVETDRKAGLQRVAEHLHALGHRRLATVAIRPDSAYGRQRLEGLRLGARKGGASDASRIFHWPAPPETGTWAEFARHPVTALVALNDRIALRLLHWADREGLQVPRDLSIVGYDNAEIAAYSRPALTTVDPHASLLIEEAVRLLDHDKPTRVRVRPELVVRESTGPAPKKKRK; translated from the coding sequence ATGAAAAATCCCGTCCGTTCCACCCGCCAGCTGGCCGAGGCCCTCGGCCTGTCCCGGTGGACGGTTTCCCGGGCGCTCAACGGCCACAAAGGCATCCACCCGGATACCATCGAGCGCATCCGCCAGGCCGCCAGGAAAAGCGGGTTCGCCCCCAGTGCCCTGGGTCGCAGCCTGCGCAGTGGGAAAACCGAGTTGGTCGGTGTTTGTGTGCCGGATCTGGTGGATTACTTTCTCTCGGACAAGGTCATGCAGTTGCAAAAGGCCATTTCCGCCCGGGGTCTCGACGTCCTGTTGCAAATCAGCAATGGCACCCCGGAGGGTGAACAGGCCGCCCTCGAACGCTTTGCCGCCCTCCATTGCCAGAGCGTGGTCGTGGTGGCCCCCTGTTTGGCCCCGCAAGCACCCGCCTTCCGCCACCTCGAAAACGCGGGAATTCCCGTGGTCCACATCGACAGCCTCACCCCAGGCAGGGGCCGACAGGTCGAAACGGACCGCAAGGCCGGTCTGCAACGGGTGGCCGAACACCTGCATGCCCTCGGACACCGCCGCCTCGCCACCGTGGCCATCCGCCCCGACTCCGCCTACGGCAGGCAACGCCTTGAGGGCCTGCGCTTGGGTGCACGCAAAGGCGGAGCGAGCGATGCAAGCCGGATCTTCCACTGGCCCGCACCCCCGGAAACGGGAACATGGGCCGAGTTCGCCCGCCACCCCGTCACCGCATTGGTGGCCCTGAACGACCGCATCGCCCTCCGACTCCTCCACTGGGCGGACCGCGAGGGACTGCAAGTCCCGCGCGACCTCTCGATCGTCGGCTACGACAATGCGGAAATTGCCGCCTACTCCCGCCCCGCCTTGACCACGGTCGACCCGCACGCCAGCCTGTTGATTGAGGAAGCCGTGCGCCTTCTCGACCACGACAAACCCACCCGGGTTCGTGTCCGGCCCGAGTTGGTCGTGCGCGAATCCACCGGACCCGCCCCAAAGAAGAAACGAAAATGA
- a CDS encoding SDR family oxidoreductase produces the protein MNPLFDLQNETAVVIGATGTLGGTLAEALAQAGAAIAVVGRNPGRGMACVERITQGGARAAFFAANAVDKDSLESARLAIEKELGPVTILVNAAGGNDPKVTVTAEKSFESIALEDWQANFDLNLVGGVLLPCQVFGPAMCGRGRGSIINIASVSAHLPLSRVVSYSSAKAAVLNLSQFLAREWAPKGVRVNTLTPGFFPAEQNKKLLFNPDGSPTPRAQSILGHTPMGRFGEARELAGAAVFLASHSASSFITGTDIRVDGGFLSQTI, from the coding sequence ATGAATCCCCTGTTCGATCTCCAGAATGAAACGGCCGTCGTGATCGGTGCCACCGGCACCCTGGGCGGCACCCTCGCCGAAGCTCTCGCACAAGCCGGTGCCGCCATTGCGGTGGTCGGCCGCAATCCCGGGCGGGGTATGGCCTGTGTGGAACGAATCACCCAGGGCGGCGCTCGTGCCGCATTCTTTGCCGCCAATGCCGTTGACAAGGACTCCCTAGAGTCCGCCCGCCTGGCCATCGAGAAAGAGCTCGGCCCGGTCACCATCCTGGTCAACGCCGCCGGCGGCAATGACCCCAAGGTCACCGTCACGGCCGAGAAAAGCTTCGAGTCCATCGCCCTGGAGGACTGGCAGGCCAACTTCGACCTCAACCTGGTCGGCGGTGTGCTCCTCCCATGCCAGGTCTTCGGTCCGGCCATGTGTGGGCGCGGCCGAGGCAGCATCATCAATATCGCCAGCGTCTCGGCCCACCTTCCGCTGTCCCGCGTGGTCAGCTACTCCTCGGCCAAGGCCGCCGTGCTCAACCTCAGCCAGTTCCTCGCCCGCGAGTGGGCCCCCAAGGGCGTGCGCGTCAACACGCTCACCCCCGGTTTCTTCCCCGCTGAACAGAACAAGAAACTCCTGTTTAACCCCGACGGTTCCCCCACCCCGCGCGCCCAGTCCATCCTCGGCCACACCCCCATGGGCCGCTTCGGCGAAGCCCGCGAACTGGCCGGTGCCGCCGTTTTTCTCGCCAGCCACTCTGCCAGCAGCTTCATCACCGGAACGGACATCCGTGTGGACGGGGGCTTCCTGAGCCAAACCATTTGA
- a CDS encoding lactate racemase domain-containing protein — MNHPLQALAPVGQSITVEQVESLVADFLQKHDFRNKRVLCIVPDGTRTAPLGRLFRGFHARAAGQAKQIDLMIALGTHPAMTDAQILQRMEWTPAERHSTFASVRVFNHTWDQPETLRRLGTIPAAEISDLSGGLFAMDVPVDINARVFDYDILLVMGPVFPHEVVGFSGGNKYFFPGIGGAEILNFFHWLGAVVTNPMIIGNKWTPVRKVVDRAAALIPQEKLCLAMVVDEKHDYGLFGGDTVSCWDAASDLSARVHITYEPRAYRQVLSCAPPMYDELWVAGKCMYKLEPVLADGAELIIYAPHLHEVSLVHGKLITEIGYHCRDYFLKQWDRFKDYPWGVLAHSTHVHGIGTYENGVETPRARVVLATGIPEEVCRKINLGYRDPASIRVEDFRDREEQGILYVPKAGERLYHQAKKPLWAGGQCV, encoded by the coding sequence ATGAACCACCCCCTGCAAGCCCTGGCCCCGGTCGGACAATCCATCACGGTCGAACAGGTGGAATCCCTGGTGGCAGATTTTCTCCAGAAGCACGACTTCCGCAACAAACGGGTGCTTTGCATCGTCCCCGACGGCACCCGCACGGCACCCCTCGGCCGCCTCTTCCGCGGCTTCCATGCCCGAGCGGCCGGACAGGCGAAACAAATCGACCTCATGATCGCCCTCGGCACCCACCCGGCCATGACGGACGCCCAAATCCTCCAACGGATGGAATGGACCCCCGCGGAACGGCATTCCACCTTCGCCAGCGTCCGCGTCTTCAACCACACCTGGGACCAGCCGGAAACCCTCCGCCGACTCGGCACCATCCCCGCGGCCGAAATCTCCGATCTCTCCGGCGGCCTCTTCGCCATGGATGTGCCGGTCGACATCAACGCCCGCGTTTTCGACTACGACATCCTCCTGGTCATGGGCCCGGTTTTCCCACACGAGGTGGTCGGCTTTTCCGGCGGCAACAAATACTTCTTCCCCGGCATCGGCGGCGCTGAAATCCTCAACTTCTTCCATTGGTTAGGGGCCGTGGTCACCAATCCCATGATCATCGGCAACAAGTGGACCCCCGTCCGCAAAGTCGTCGACCGCGCCGCCGCCCTCATTCCCCAGGAAAAACTCTGCCTGGCCATGGTCGTCGACGAAAAACATGACTACGGCCTCTTCGGCGGAGACACGGTTTCCTGTTGGGACGCCGCCAGCGACCTTTCGGCCAGGGTCCACATCACCTACGAACCCCGGGCCTACCGGCAGGTCCTTTCCTGCGCCCCGCCCATGTATGACGAACTCTGGGTTGCGGGCAAATGCATGTACAAACTGGAACCCGTCCTGGCCGACGGCGCCGAGCTCATCATCTACGCCCCCCATCTCCATGAAGTCTCGCTTGTGCATGGCAAACTGATCACCGAGATTGGCTACCACTGCCGCGATTATTTCCTGAAGCAGTGGGACCGCTTCAAGGATTACCCCTGGGGCGTCCTGGCCCATTCCACCCATGTCCACGGCATCGGCACCTACGAAAACGGCGTCGAAACCCCCCGTGCCCGGGTCGTCCTCGCCACCGGCATCCCGGAGGAAGTCTGCCGCAAGATCAACCTCGGTTACCGCGATCCCGCCTCCATCCGCGTGGAAGACTTCCGGGACCGCGAAGAACAAGGCATCCTTTACGTTCCCAAGGCCGGGGAAAGACTCTACCACCAAGCGAAAAAGCCTTTGTGGGCGGGCGGACAATGCGTGTGA
- a CDS encoding formylglycine-generating enzyme family protein produces the protein MKPWLLFGGLWIALSHVAPAAVSTAPEGMIKLPGGEFTMGSSFPGAHHTEFPTNRVKVSAFWIDTHEVTNRQFAAFVKSTGYKTVAERPIDWEVMKTQVPPGTPKPRTEDLQPGALVFVSPTKPTSDLSDFTQWWRWTRGAHWRQPEGPASSIKGRDSHPVVHIAYADAAAYAKWAGKRLPTEAEWEYAARGGLESKRYTWGDTPETESSRHCNIWQGTFPHHNTRADGYEGTAPVQSFPPNGYGLYDMDGNVWEWCSDWFRPDTYARLKMAGHPVVDNPQGPSTSYDPQNPYEKEHVIRGGSFLCHITYCESYRPGARRGAAMDSGAIHIGFRCVKDL, from the coding sequence ATGAAGCCATGGCTTTTGTTTGGTGGACTTTGGATCGCACTGTCCCATGTCGCGCCAGCAGCAGTCTCCACGGCCCCAGAAGGCATGATCAAGCTTCCCGGAGGAGAATTCACCATGGGTAGCAGTTTCCCAGGAGCCCATCACACAGAATTCCCCACCAACCGCGTGAAAGTGTCCGCTTTTTGGATCGACACCCACGAGGTGACCAACCGCCAGTTTGCCGCCTTTGTGAAGTCCACCGGATACAAGACGGTGGCCGAGCGACCGATCGACTGGGAAGTGATGAAGACCCAAGTGCCGCCAGGCACGCCCAAACCCCGCACGGAGGATCTTCAACCCGGCGCGCTGGTTTTTGTAAGCCCGACCAAACCGACTTCGGACCTTTCCGATTTCACCCAGTGGTGGCGCTGGACCAGAGGGGCACACTGGCGGCAACCGGAGGGACCCGCCAGTTCCATCAAGGGCCGGGACTCGCACCCGGTGGTCCATATCGCTTACGCGGATGCCGCCGCCTACGCCAAGTGGGCCGGCAAACGGCTTCCGACCGAAGCCGAGTGGGAATACGCGGCGCGGGGCGGCTTGGAAAGCAAGCGCTACACTTGGGGCGACACACCGGAAACAGAATCTAGCCGACATTGCAACATATGGCAGGGAACCTTTCCCCATCATAATACCCGTGCCGATGGCTACGAAGGCACCGCCCCCGTCCAATCATTTCCACCCAATGGTTACGGCCTTTATGACATGGACGGCAATGTCTGGGAATGGTGCAGCGACTGGTTCCGCCCCGACACTTATGCCCGCTTGAAAATGGCCGGCCATCCTGTAGTCGACAATCCCCAGGGTCCTTCGACGAGCTACGACCCCCAAAATCCATATGAAAAGGAGCACGTCATCCGCGGCGGTTCCTTTCTTTGCCATATCACCTACTGCGAAAGCTACCGCCCGGGGGCGAGGCGCGGAGCTGCCATGGACAGCGGGGCCATCCACATCGGCTTCCGCTGTGTGAAAGATCTCTAA
- the gndA gene encoding NADP-dependent phosphogluconate dehydrogenase yields the protein MKEKSDIGLIGLAVMGQNLALNIADHGFQISVYNRTVEKTDKFVADHPDTPGGVVGTQSLEAFVQSLAKPRKMIILVQAGKATDAVIDGLVPLLEQDDIIIDGGNALWTDTIRREKALREKGLRFIGSGVSGGEEGARFGPSLMPGGDKQAFKELEPIWKAVAAKVDSKTGKPLLGAAPGKPVKGGVPCTAYIGENGAGHYVKMVHNGIEYGDMQMICEAYALLQGLLGLKAKEMGDIFAEWNRGALDSFLIEITADILQQKDPVSKKPFVDVVLDTAGQKGTGKWTSVNALDMGVPAPTIAESVFARCISAIKEERVAASKVLKGPKARYKGKKKALIAAVHDALYCSKICSYAQGFQLMRTAQQEYGWKLNFGQIAQIWRGGCIIRAAFLQKITEAYARNPKLANLLLDPYFNKTVQKAQENWRKVVSLAAECGIPAPTFSSALAYYDSYRSARLPANLLQAQRDYFGAHTYERTDKPRGKFFHIDWPEPGRPQIQA from the coding sequence ATGAAAGAAAAATCCGACATCGGTCTCATCGGCCTGGCCGTCATGGGCCAGAACCTTGCCCTCAACATCGCCGACCACGGCTTCCAAATCTCGGTCTACAACCGCACGGTTGAAAAAACCGACAAATTCGTCGCCGACCACCCGGACACCCCGGGCGGCGTCGTTGGCACCCAGTCTTTGGAGGCCTTCGTCCAATCCCTCGCCAAACCCCGCAAGATGATCATCCTCGTCCAGGCCGGAAAGGCCACCGATGCCGTCATCGACGGCCTCGTCCCCCTCCTCGAACAGGACGACATCATCATTGACGGCGGCAACGCGCTCTGGACCGACACCATCCGCCGGGAAAAAGCCCTCAGGGAAAAAGGCCTCCGCTTCATCGGCTCCGGCGTCTCCGGCGGGGAAGAAGGCGCACGTTTCGGCCCCTCCCTCATGCCCGGTGGCGACAAACAGGCCTTCAAGGAACTCGAGCCCATCTGGAAGGCCGTCGCGGCCAAGGTCGACTCCAAAACCGGCAAGCCCCTGCTCGGCGCGGCCCCCGGCAAACCGGTCAAGGGGGGTGTCCCCTGCACAGCCTACATCGGCGAAAACGGTGCCGGCCATTACGTCAAAATGGTCCACAATGGCATCGAATACGGGGACATGCAGATGATCTGCGAAGCCTACGCCCTGTTGCAGGGCCTTCTCGGCCTGAAAGCCAAGGAGATGGGCGACATCTTTGCCGAGTGGAACCGCGGAGCGCTCGACAGCTTCCTCATCGAGATCACCGCCGACATCCTCCAGCAAAAAGACCCGGTGAGCAAAAAACCTTTCGTCGATGTTGTCCTCGACACCGCCGGTCAGAAAGGCACGGGCAAGTGGACCTCGGTCAACGCCCTCGATATGGGTGTCCCTGCCCCGACCATCGCGGAGTCGGTCTTCGCCCGCTGCATTTCCGCCATCAAGGAGGAACGTGTCGCCGCGTCCAAGGTCCTCAAAGGGCCCAAGGCCCGATACAAGGGCAAGAAAAAGGCCCTCATTGCCGCCGTCCACGACGCGCTTTATTGTTCGAAAATTTGTTCTTATGCCCAGGGCTTCCAGCTCATGCGCACGGCCCAGCAGGAATACGGTTGGAAACTCAACTTCGGCCAGATCGCCCAGATCTGGCGCGGGGGCTGCATCATCCGCGCCGCCTTCCTGCAAAAGATCACCGAGGCCTACGCCCGCAACCCCAAACTGGCCAACCTCCTCCTCGACCCCTACTTCAACAAAACCGTGCAGAAGGCCCAGGAAAACTGGCGCAAGGTCGTCTCCCTCGCCGCGGAATGCGGCATCCCGGCCCCGACTTTCAGCTCGGCCCTGGCCTACTACGACAGCTACCGCTCGGCCCGCCTGCCGGCCAACCTGCTCCAAGCCCAGCGCGATTACTTCGGCGCCCACACCTACGAACGGACCGACAAGCCGCGTGGAAAGTTCTTCCACATTGACTGGCCGGAACCCGGGCGGCCCCAGATCCAGGCCTGA
- a CDS encoding gluconokinase, whose translation MGVSGCGKSTVARALAQALEGTFIEGDDFHPAANKAKMAAGIPLTDSDRWPWYDLLIQEVNRVRSEGRPVFLSCSSLKQAYRDHLRAAFPSVRWIYLKGDLETLQSRVARRAHHFMPASLLQSQFTDLEEPQGSITLDITLPRQEVIREALLLLGHPAS comes from the coding sequence ATGGGTGTGTCCGGTTGCGGCAAAAGCACCGTGGCCCGCGCCCTGGCCCAAGCCCTCGAAGGCACCTTCATCGAGGGCGACGACTTCCATCCCGCCGCCAACAAGGCCAAGATGGCGGCGGGTATTCCCCTGACCGACAGCGATCGCTGGCCTTGGTATGATCTCCTGATCCAGGAAGTGAACCGTGTCCGTTCGGAGGGCCGGCCGGTTTTCCTGTCTTGTTCGTCCCTGAAGCAGGCCTACCGAGACCACCTCCGGGCGGCCTTCCCATCCGTGCGCTGGATCTACCTCAAGGGGGACCTGGAAACACTGCAAAGCCGTGTGGCCCGCCGTGCCCACCACTTCATGCCCGCGTCCTTGCTCCAAAGCCAGTTCACCGATCTGGAAGAACCCCAGGGCTCGATCACCCTGGACATCACCCTGCCCCGCCAGGAAGTCATCCGTGAGGCCCTCTTGCTACTCGGTCACCCGGCATCCTGA
- the rsmA gene encoding 16S rRNA (adenine(1518)-N(6)/adenine(1519)-N(6))-dimethyltransferase RsmA — translation MTLTEIKKILAERGLNPLKHFGQNFLFDQNLCRWIIAQLRTPAPGPILEIGPGLGALTGFLLAGGYHVHTLEIDRGLAAYLRERFGRQKSFSLVEGDALETLPQQGPFPVILGNLPYNISTPLVATLLMRDHLPQECLFTLQKEVGHRFAASPGTADYGAISILLQAYYQVEILKTLPGNVFFPEPDVHSVVVRFTLHNIPDLPKPDREPFYALLRKAFTQRRKKLRNTTGIESDRRPQELSVDEWIRLYKKIQDAG, via the coding sequence GTGACCCTGACCGAAATCAAAAAAATCCTGGCCGAGCGCGGACTCAATCCACTCAAGCACTTCGGCCAGAATTTCCTCTTCGACCAGAACCTCTGCCGCTGGATCATTGCCCAGCTGCGCACTCCGGCTCCCGGTCCCATCCTCGAGATCGGCCCCGGTTTGGGCGCCCTGACCGGTTTTCTCCTCGCCGGGGGTTACCATGTGCATACCCTGGAAATTGACCGGGGTCTGGCGGCCTACCTGCGCGAGCGGTTCGGCAGGCAGAAATCCTTCTCATTGGTCGAGGGGGATGCCCTGGAAACCCTCCCCCAACAAGGGCCTTTCCCCGTCATCCTCGGCAATCTGCCCTACAATATTTCGACCCCACTGGTGGCCACCCTCCTGATGCGCGACCATCTGCCGCAGGAATGTCTCTTCACCCTTCAGAAAGAAGTGGGCCACCGGTTCGCCGCCTCACCTGGCACTGCCGATTATGGGGCCATCTCCATCCTCCTCCAGGCGTATTATCAGGTGGAGATCCTCAAAACGCTGCCCGGCAATGTTTTCTTCCCCGAGCCCGATGTGCATTCGGTGGTGGTGCGGTTCACCCTTCACAACATCCCTGATCTGCCCAAGCCGGACCGCGAGCCATTTTACGCCCTGTTGCGAAAAGCCTTCACCCAGCGCCGGAAAAAACTCCGCAACACCACCGGCATCGAATCCGATCGTCGGCCGCAGGAATTGTCCGTCGACGAATGGATACGGTTGTACAAAAAAATTCAGGATGCCGGGTGA